In Streptomyces seoulensis, the following are encoded in one genomic region:
- a CDS encoding segregation and condensation protein A, whose protein sequence is MNAHRTATTGPRRPLGRGPDTAPPDPAPLAALPEPPAPQAPVPDGVFKVRLDNFEGPFDLLLQLITKHKLDVTEIALSKVTDEFMAHIRAMGPDWDLDRTTEFLVVAATLLDLKAARLLPAAQVEDEADLALLEARDLLFARLLQYRAYKRIADIFNERLEDEGRRYPRTVGLEPEHAELLPEVVISIGPEGFARLAVKAMQPRAKPQVYVDHIHAPLVSVQEQARVVVARLREAGEADFQELVADTEDTLTVVARFLALLELYRDKAVALEQETALGSLLVRWTGGDRAAPVVTDEFDRPAEAPRKAEAPKKEEQRT, encoded by the coding sequence ATGAACGCGCACCGCACCGCCACGACCGGCCCGAGACGCCCGCTGGGCCGGGGCCCGGACACCGCACCTCCGGACCCGGCCCCTCTGGCCGCTCTGCCCGAGCCTCCCGCACCCCAGGCACCCGTGCCCGACGGTGTCTTCAAGGTCCGGCTGGACAACTTCGAGGGCCCCTTCGACCTGCTGCTCCAGCTCATCACCAAGCACAAGCTGGACGTCACCGAGATCGCGCTGTCCAAGGTGACCGACGAGTTCATGGCGCACATCCGGGCCATGGGACCCGACTGGGACCTGGACCGCACCACCGAGTTCCTGGTCGTCGCCGCCACCCTGCTCGACCTCAAGGCCGCCCGGCTGCTGCCCGCCGCCCAGGTCGAGGACGAGGCCGACCTCGCCCTGCTGGAGGCGCGCGACCTGCTCTTCGCCCGGCTGCTGCAGTACCGGGCCTACAAGCGGATCGCGGACATCTTCAACGAGCGGCTGGAGGACGAGGGCCGCCGCTACCCCCGTACCGTCGGCCTGGAGCCGGAGCACGCCGAGCTGCTGCCCGAGGTCGTCATCAGCATCGGGCCCGAGGGGTTCGCGCGGCTCGCGGTGAAGGCGATGCAGCCGAGGGCCAAGCCACAGGTGTACGTCGACCACATCCACGCCCCCCTGGTCAGCGTCCAGGAGCAGGCCCGGGTCGTGGTGGCCCGGCTGCGCGAGGCCGGGGAGGCCGACTTCCAGGAGCTGGTGGCCGACACCGAGGACACCCTCACCGTCGTCGCCCGCTTCCTCGCGCTGCTGGAGCTGTACCGGGACAAGGCCGTCGCCCTGGAGCAGGAGACCGCGCTCGGCAGCCTGCTGGTCCGCTGGACCGGCGGGGACCGAGCGGCACCGGTGGTTACCGACGAGTTCGACCGGCCCGCCGAGGCGCCCAGGAAGGCAGAGGCGCCGAAGAAGGAGGAACAGCGGACGTGA